ACTGCGCCGGTGGGAGTTTCCCCACCGGCGACGCAACAAAGGCTCTATCGGAAGTGGCTGCCGGCTCCCATGAAGAACAGCATGGGAATCGAGAGCATGAAGTTCACGCGGGAAGCCAGCAAGGCTGTGCGGCCCCACTGCGCCATCTCGGGCGGCGCCGGAGTGCCCTGCGCAGCTGCGGTGACAGCGGCAATAATCTTCTTCTGGTTCGGCCAGATAATGCCGTGGACATTGCCCATCATGATGATGCCGAGCAACCCACCGATCGCTAAGGCCACCGCTCCGGTGCCACCTTTGTGATACATGTGGCCATACAAGAGCACGCCAGCCAGCACCGTCACAGTGGCTCCGTGCCGGAACCAATTGAGCGCAGCCGGCATCAGCTTCGGTATCACGATGTTCTTTGTCGGCCCATCCAGGCTTTTCAAGAACGAGGCATTGATCAGGTTGAAGAAATACAAGAGCCCGATCCAGGTGATGCCGGCTAGGAAGTGCACCCAGCGAAGGATGATCTGGCCCCAGTCTGCCTCACCCGCGCCAATACCCGTTAACCCCATATATATCATGATCAACACGACGGTCATGGCAAAGCCCACGCCCATCGTCTGCATCGGATCTTCAAGAAATTTCATAGCTCCCTCTCGTTAAAACTGTTGACGGTCTATGCGATGTCTGTACGACAGCTTTTCTCCGAATGTCAAGCGTAGGGATCGGCGTGGTCGACATATGAGGTAGCGACCAGCAAATCTATCGATACATGGTTGAGGAGGTGTACTCTTAGGCCATCAATCGATCGACAGTGATACAGAGCTCTCGAACAGCATTGGCTGAGACCTCCAACGCAGCTCGTTCCTCACTAGTCAGTTCGTATTCCACAATCTGTTCGGCTCCGCCCCGTCCAATCTTCGTCGGTACCCCCACGATGACGTTCTTGAGGCCATACTCACCCTCGCAGAGCACCGCGCAGGGCATCACCCGCTTTTCATCCTTGTGAATGGCTTCAACCATCGCGACAGCTGAAGCAGACGGTGCATAAAACGCACTGCCCGTTTTCAACAGGCCCACGATCTCGGCTCCCCCATCACGCGTGCGTTTGACAATGGCCTCCAGCTTGTCTTTCGACATGAGTTCGGATACCGGTTTTCCCTTCACGGTCGTATAGCGTGGCAGCGGGACCATCGTATCCCCATGTCCCCCTAAAACCATCGCCTCGACCTCCGTCGATGGCACGTTCAGTTCTTGGGCGATAAACGTGCGCATTCTGGCCGAGTCCAATACGCCGGCCATCCCGATGATTTTCGATTTGGGGAGCCCACTGACAGCACGTGCCACGTGCACCATGGCATCCAAGGGATTGGTCACGAGAATCAGGATAATGTTTGGCGACCGGGATACCAGCTCCGTGACGACGGATTTCACGATCTTCGCGTTCGTGGCCAACAACTCGTCGCGACTCATACCGGGCTTTCTCGCCATGCCGGATGTGATTACGGCGATCTCTGACCCAGCTGTCTCCGCGTACCCGTTGGTGCCAACTACTTGGGTGCTGTACCCACAGACCGGCCCCGCCTGGGAAATATCGAGCGCTTTCCCTTGGGGAACCCCTTGGGCGATATCGAGGAGTACGACGTCGTAGAGATTCTTTTCGGCCAATCGTTGCGCTGTCGTTCCACCGACGTTTCCTGCCCCCACCACTGTGATTTTCGGTCGTGTCATCATTACCACCTCATAAAACGTGAAGCGTGAAGCGTAACGTCCCCTTACCCCCCACTTCTGACCTTTCACGCGTGTTCATGTTCAGTCCAACCTGCAACCTTGAAGTTGATCGTACACACGAAATTATCGTCGTCGTAGAAGTTGACCTTAATCTTCTTTTTGCCATATGTGTTTGCCAGAAACTCCTCCGGATTGTCCACAAGAGCCTGAAAGCTACCCGGCGGATACTCCCCGAGATCATGAAAGACTACGATCATTCCTTCTTTCACTTCTTGTAATACTTTCACCCGACAACGTGGATAGACTTCCCAGAATTTGGCCTCGATCATGTCCTTCGTCGGCTCCGGGCGGTCTTCACCCGGTTTCACGGTCTGACCGAACTTGGCAAGTCGGCGCACATAGGGGTATTGATGGCCGGTGAACAGCTTATAGAGCCATGGAGGAACCGTGGGCCTGTCGATTGAATTCGTCATGCTTGTGATCCGTTACGCCGTCAATCGCTGGTAGATCCTTGGCAGTTTGGTGGGAAGGGCATCGATGCTGTCGATGACACGGTAATGCACCTCCCCATACATGCGGCGCAGATAGTTGTCGGCTTCCTTGTCAACCGTCACGCAGAACGTCTCGACGCCCCGTTGCCTGGCTTCCCGGAGTGCCACTTTCGTATCTTCCAAGGCATAGTCGTCTTTGTACTGTTCATCCAACGGCCGGCCGTCACTCAATAAGATGAGGATGCGGGTTTTCACCGAGCGCGCCAATAATTTGGCCGTGGCATGGCGGATGGCTGCCCCATCTCGGTTTTGGTGGCGAGGGGCTACGCTTCCTAACCGGTGAGCCGTCGCCGCGCCCAGCCGATCATCAAAGTCCTTGATCGTCAGAAACTCGACGTGCGCGCGCCCTTGGCTGGAGTAGGCGTAGAGGCCATATTGATCGCCGACCGCTTCAAGAGCTTCACAGAGCAGCACGAGTCCTTCCTTTTCAATATCGATCACCCTCCGCCCGTTGTCGAGCGTGCGACTTGTTGAGCCGCTGATATCGACGAGGAAGGCGACCGCCACATCGCGCTCGTGCTTTTCCCGCCTGATATACACATGGTCGTCTCCCTCGACCCCGACCCGTTGTTCTCCGATCCGTCGGACGATGGCATCGAGATCCACGTCCTCCCCATCCATTTGTCCCGCGATACGGCGGAACGCAGCAGGACGTAACTGCTCAAAAAATCGGCGCAGAGATTTGACCGTGCTCTGACGAGCGGCGAGCGTTGTCGCTACGAATTCATCCGATCCGCGATCGGCCGGCCCTTCCACGACACGGCACCAATTCGGCCGATAGTCGTCGATTCGACAGTCCCACTCTGGATAGAAGATCACCCGCTCGTCTTGAGAGGTCATCCCCTGGAGTGGTTGCCGCTCACCTTCAACCGCGAGACACTCCTCCACGACCGACTGTAATGAGCGCCCACCACCCATGATCCCAGATGCCCGACGTTCTTGATCGCTGAGTCTGCCTTGGCTCGGCAGTTGGTCCGACTCCACCGATTGCCCTTCGACGCGCTCCTCACTCCACGTGACGAACTCCGGATGCATCGCACCGCGATAGGCTACTTCCGCCACAGCTTGGTAGGTCTCGCCCGTTTGTTTGGGTTGTATCTCTTGTGGTTCTGGCTCCTTTGCTTCTTCCTGCTGCTCGACAGTGATCATCTCGCCACGAGCCACCAGAAGCTCTTCCATGCGAGTATAGACGGCATCAACCGCACGAACCGTGTCTTCTGCTACTGCGGTGGGCTTTAAAACGGACTGGCACATGCCCCACAGTAAAGACACTTCTTCCCGCACCGCCTTGGGTACGACAGCTTCTTCTGCTTCACCCGTGGAGAGCCTCAAGAGACAATCAACTATCAGTTCTTTCGCGGTCACCCCTTGGGCCGGATCACGCGGTGTGATCGCCTCGCCTGCCAGCCGCACGAGGTCAGGCCGAAGGCCTGGATATTCGGTTTGCAACAGATACTCAACGCGTGCGTCTTCCAAGACGATCCAGAGGTCTCGGACAAGAACGGGATGCGGGTAGCACTCAAAGAGGGCTGCGAGGGTTTCGGGTCTTCCCCTCTTTGACTGACCATACCGGTGCTGAACCGTTTCGACAAGATCCGCCAGCGATTCAAGCTTCAGTCCGTAAGTACCAAACTCCAAGTGCCCGGCTTCATGAGCCGCCATCACGATATACAAGCGCTCGTTCTCCGCAGCCGTTTGATATCGACGCAGCAGCGCCGGCAATGAAATGGTCCGACCGTCGGCACTGACCGTCGCGCGAGCTTGGGAAGTGACAGAATCTGGGAGCGCCGCCACGGCAACCTCAGTTCCACAGAGTCCTTGTACGAACAGCTTGACCCTTCGTGCAACCTGTCGAAAGGGGACACCGCTCAATGCGACTTCAACCGAACCAAGCGCCTTCTGTGATTCCGCCGCAAAATAGGCTCGGGCCCCGTCCGGACTATAGGCGAGCACCTCCATGCCGGCTTTGAACCAATTCTCAAATCGCGCGACCGCTTCGGGCCCGCCCCCGATGAGTCCCACGAGTTCCG
The Candidatus Nitrospira nitrosa DNA segment above includes these coding regions:
- the mdh gene encoding malate dehydrogenase, which produces MTRPKITVVGAGNVGGTTAQRLAEKNLYDVVLLDIAQGVPQGKALDISQAGPVCGYSTQVVGTNGYAETAGSEIAVITSGMARKPGMSRDELLATNAKIVKSVVTELVSRSPNIILILVTNPLDAMVHVARAVSGLPKSKIIGMAGVLDSARMRTFIAQELNVPSTEVEAMVLGGHGDTMVPLPRYTTVKGKPVSELMSKDKLEAIVKRTRDGGAEIVGLLKTGSAFYAPSASAVAMVEAIHKDEKRVMPCAVLCEGEYGLKNVIVGVPTKIGRGGAEQIVEYELTSEERAALEVSANAVRELCITVDRLMA
- a CDS encoding nitric oxide reductase activation protein NorD, with the protein product MTDVSSRQILRDRLSSELGPTVAESLVTRLVHETGKPDVCAQVLTLLNELEEFSPKAACAAIGTLPELDRRSGLSPLILWLDLGSTLAESSGASALKYFKESPLVLGLIEQPEARSEVLTIGLEIAEQDANVALEFIRQAPQIVASVPSDQLRRWLDVGIELTHINVVVGLEFIHHISTLVSVLSLEYVRSWTMLGMKLVGTNSLGKPDYMATMEFLRTSPMILRDIEDEAVRGRVIALCLALADHSPESSLTWLATSPAAMRVLPSLEWRIKVLQYGVLLAEKDAEATVQYLHRAPELVGLIGGGPEAVARFENWFKAGMEVLAYSPDGARAYFAAESQKALGSVEVALSGVPFRQVARRVKLFVQGLCGTEVAVAALPDSVTSQARATVSADGRTISLPALLRRYQTAAENERLYIVMAAHEAGHLEFGTYGLKLESLADLVETVQHRYGQSKRGRPETLAALFECYPHPVLVRDLWIVLEDARVEYLLQTEYPGLRPDLVRLAGEAITPRDPAQGVTAKELIVDCLLRLSTGEAEEAVVPKAVREEVSLLWGMCQSVLKPTAVAEDTVRAVDAVYTRMEELLVARGEMITVEQQEEAKEPEPQEIQPKQTGETYQAVAEVAYRGAMHPEFVTWSEERVEGQSVESDQLPSQGRLSDQERRASGIMGGGRSLQSVVEECLAVEGERQPLQGMTSQDERVIFYPEWDCRIDDYRPNWCRVVEGPADRGSDEFVATTLAARQSTVKSLRRFFEQLRPAAFRRIAGQMDGEDVDLDAIVRRIGEQRVGVEGDDHVYIRREKHERDVAVAFLVDISGSTSRTLDNGRRVIDIEKEGLVLLCEALEAVGDQYGLYAYSSQGRAHVEFLTIKDFDDRLGAATAHRLGSVAPRHQNRDGAAIRHATAKLLARSVKTRILILLSDGRPLDEQYKDDYALEDTKVALREARQRGVETFCVTVDKEADNYLRRMYGEVHYRVIDSIDALPTKLPRIYQRLTA
- a CDS encoding urate hydroxylase PuuD, with the protein product MKFLEDPMQTMGVGFAMTVVLIMIYMGLTGIGAGEADWGQIILRWVHFLAGITWIGLLYFFNLINASFLKSLDGPTKNIVIPKLMPAALNWFRHGATVTVLAGVLLYGHMYHKGGTGAVALAIGGLLGIIMMGNVHGIIWPNQKKIIAAVTAAAQGTPAPPEMAQWGRTALLASRVNFMLSIPMLFFMGAGSHFR